One window from the genome of Pyrobaculum ferrireducens encodes:
- a CDS encoding ATP cone domain-containing protein, whose product MARVVKRSGREEEYLSEKVYNALRDAGASDEVAREIVKELDEWVKKRGRISTDEIRRFVLTRLRKLEPEAAEAWQFYDRVFKGRITFEDGKAVVVERGRLYLGRKVKDIGGKGLSNAEEVREILEELREDMEYGLSPKVINARLYALFMGVLKKKDMPREEKLKSIELINKFREELGWKPYELKKPL is encoded by the coding sequence GTGGCTAGGGTGGTGAAGAGGTCTGGGAGGGAGGAGGAGTACCTCAGCGAGAAGGTGTACAACGCCCTGAGAGACGCCGGCGCCTCCGACGAGGTGGCGCGGGAGATTGTCAAGGAGCTGGACGAGTGGGTGAAGAAGAGGGGGAGGATATCCACAGACGAGATTAGGAGATTTGTCCTTACCAGGTTGAGGAAGCTCGAGCCCGAGGCGGCGGAGGCGTGGCAGTTCTATGACAGGGTGTTCAAGGGGCGTATAACTTTTGAAGACGGAAAGGCCGTGGTGGTGGAGAGGGGGCGCCTCTACCTCGGCAGGAAGGTTAAAGATATCGGAGGCAAGGGGCTCTCAAATGCCGAGGAGGTAAGGGAGATACTGGAGGAGCTTAGGGAAGATATGGAGTACGGACTGTCGCCCAAGGTCATAAACGCGAGGCTGTACGCCCTATTCATGGGCGTGCTGAAGAAAAAAGACATGCCAAGAGAGGAGAAGCTGAAGTCCATAGAGCTGATAAACAAATTCAGAGAGGAGCTGGGCTGGAAGCCCTACGAGTTGAAGAAGCCTCTCTAG
- the pyrI gene encoding aspartate carbamoyltransferase regulatory subunit yields MSKELIVSKIESGTVIDHIPAGRALAVLRVLGITGREGLRVALVMNVESRKLGRKDIVKIEGRELTADEVNIISAVAPTATINIVRNYEVVKKFKVTPPEVIRGRFRCKNPTCITNAPREPAEPTFLLVRREPPLFVCAYCGRYHELGDLL; encoded by the coding sequence ATGTCTAAGGAGCTTATTGTGAGTAAGATTGAGAGTGGGACTGTGATTGACCACATCCCGGCGGGGAGGGCGTTGGCGGTGCTTCGTGTGCTGGGGATTACTGGGAGGGAGGGGTTGCGTGTGGCTCTTGTGATGAACGTGGAGTCCAGGAAGCTGGGGAGAAAGGATATTGTGAAGATCGAGGGTAGGGAGTTGACAGCTGACGAGGTGAATATTATCTCCGCCGTGGCGCCGACGGCCACTATAAACATTGTCCGTAACTACGAGGTTGTGAAGAAGTTTAAAGTGACGCCGCCGGAGGTGATAAGGGGGAGGTTTAGGTGCAAGAACCCGACCTGTATTACCAACGCGCCGAGGGAGCCTGCAGAGCCTACCTTCCTCCTCGTCAGGCGGGAGCCGCCTCTCTTCGTCTGCGCGTACTGCGGCCGGTACCACGAGCTGGGCGACTTGTTATGA
- the rqcH gene encoding ribosome rescue protein RqcH, translated as MKKVLTAFDLLASVAEMSRLAGSRLENIYRTGAGFLFKFAGGFVAATRFRTSLTGVVPEKTHEGAETLRGLFRDERLVEVAMPRFDRLVELVFTTGKIVVELLEPFNMVAVRDGRVVWLMHSYRARDRVLAPGAAYAYPPAAFIDVLRAGVDELEKAVDPGDLRRSLIRRLGTGPELADELIARAGSSPRSIAEEFKRLVEAVRSGRLEPTVCIRGGAAVTVLPIKPVSLQCDEYRHFDSFWSALDFYFTPMELESAAADATQAIVQRRRRLEASIKELEGKIPEYRDEASRLKTLAHRLLMYKIEIEEALRGGESSIRIVDVDGRRVKIELPEGESVELVRGVPLGRYISQLFEEAKELEEKAQKAAQVLEKLRRDLSKLEEEQRREEERLKASARAVAKKSWFEKFHWTVTTGKRPVIGGRDASQNESVVRKYLKDHYLFFHADIPGASAVAAPPMEDPLELLQVAQFAAAYSKAWKIGIHAVDVYYVRGEQVSKQPPSGQYLAKGSFMIYGKREYVRNVRMELAVGCRRDGEVYRVVAAPPKAAPLLAERYVVVTPGNKEKGKLGKELAQQWGGCQPEEVVAALPGPSRISEEGRGTPLPWDEIEQIFATW; from the coding sequence GTGAAGAAGGTGCTCACAGCCTTTGACCTGCTGGCCTCCGTGGCAGAGATGTCGAGGCTGGCTGGGAGCAGGCTTGAAAATATCTACAGGACGGGGGCTGGGTTTCTCTTTAAATTCGCCGGCGGCTTCGTCGCCGCCACGAGGTTCAGGACGTCTCTCACGGGGGTTGTACCTGAGAAGACTCATGAGGGGGCGGAGACGCTTAGGGGGCTTTTCCGCGACGAGAGGCTGGTGGAGGTGGCGATGCCCCGCTTCGACAGGCTGGTCGAGCTTGTATTCACCACGGGCAAGATTGTGGTTGAGCTTCTTGAACCTTTCAACATGGTGGCTGTTCGGGACGGAAGGGTGGTGTGGCTGATGCACAGCTACAGAGCCAGGGACAGAGTCCTCGCGCCGGGCGCGGCCTACGCCTACCCCCCGGCGGCGTTTATAGACGTGCTGAGGGCAGGCGTGGATGAGCTCGAAAAGGCCGTAGACCCCGGCGATCTGCGGCGGAGTTTAATAAGGCGGCTCGGCACCGGCCCCGAGCTCGCGGATGAGCTAATCGCGCGGGCCGGCTCCTCGCCCAGGTCAATCGCCGAGGAGTTCAAGAGGCTTGTAGAGGCCGTGCGTTCAGGAAGGCTGGAGCCCACAGTCTGCATCAGAGGCGGGGCCGCGGTCACCGTCTTGCCCATCAAGCCGGTGTCTCTGCAGTGCGACGAGTATAGACACTTCGACAGCTTCTGGTCGGCTCTTGACTTCTACTTCACGCCGATGGAGCTCGAGTCCGCCGCCGCAGACGCGACACAGGCGATCGTCCAGAGGCGCAGGAGACTCGAGGCCTCTATTAAGGAGCTGGAGGGGAAAATTCCTGAATACAGAGACGAGGCCTCTAGGCTGAAGACCCTGGCCCACAGATTGCTCATGTACAAAATCGAGATCGAGGAGGCGCTTAGAGGCGGCGAGTCTAGTATACGTATAGTAGACGTAGACGGCAGGAGAGTAAAAATAGAGTTGCCAGAGGGGGAGTCCGTGGAGCTTGTGAGGGGCGTTCCCCTGGGGAGGTACATATCGCAACTATTCGAGGAGGCCAAGGAGCTGGAGGAGAAGGCGCAGAAGGCGGCGCAGGTGCTCGAGAAGCTCAGGAGAGATCTCTCTAAGCTGGAGGAGGAGCAGCGCCGGGAGGAGGAGAGGCTGAAGGCGTCTGCCAGAGCCGTTGCCAAGAAGAGCTGGTTTGAGAAATTTCACTGGACCGTCACCACCGGCAAGAGGCCTGTGATCGGGGGGAGAGACGCCTCGCAGAACGAGTCTGTGGTTAGGAAATACCTCAAGGACCACTACCTCTTCTTCCACGCAGATATACCTGGGGCATCGGCGGTCGCCGCCCCGCCGATGGAGGATCCCCTTGAGCTGTTGCAGGTGGCCCAGTTCGCCGCGGCGTACAGCAAGGCGTGGAAAATAGGGATACACGCCGTGGACGTCTACTACGTGCGGGGCGAGCAAGTGTCGAAACAGCCCCCCTCCGGCCAGTATCTGGCAAAGGGCTCCTTTATGATCTACGGGAAGAGGGAATACGTGAGAAACGTCCGCATGGAGCTGGCTGTAGGCTGTAGGAGGGACGGCGAGGTTTATAGAGTGGTCGCCGCGCCGCCGAAAGCCGCCCCCCTACTCGCCGAGAGATACGTCGTGGTGACCCCGGGCAACAAGGAGAAGGGGAAGCTGGGCAAGGAGCTGGCGCAACAGTGGGGAGGGTGCCAGCCTGAGGAGGTGGTGGCCGCCCTCCCCGGCCCCTCCAGAATCTCGGAAGAGGGACGCGGAACACCCCTGCCGTGGGACGAAATTGAGCAAATATTCGCCACCTGGTAG
- a CDS encoding ABC transporter substrate-binding protein, whose amino-acid sequence MASKTLYIIIGVLVVILAAVGILLTTGGQQQPTQTPPPTPTATTPTQTPTTPTATTAQKVFKLGALLPLTGGFSSYAKLAQCASQLAIDELNAEYASKGYRFELYVEDTQLDPNVALQKLQALYARGVRAVHAGLTSREASGEKPFADQNKIILFSAWSTSSLLAIPNDWLYRIVGTDAKQIRAIGAILKELGVKNVALIYRKDPYGEGLYLELQKEAAKRGFKLVSVAAYDPDPKAFPQAAPEAVRKISTEVKDLVGPDFALVIVSFEDDGSVVLKAIGQDPVLSKARLIGTEGMAFSPILLQEGGDVMARGRIVGTANWALPTTPEYKQFYQKFKEKCGAEPITPAPQSYDIIKMLGEIIATIGTDDPDKVRATLEQWGKQGTYKGATGVVLLDENGDRANPNFLLWGVAMKDGKPTYIEVGYYNYDKDTIEFTPEGKQYFYG is encoded by the coding sequence ATGGCTTCAAAAACTCTATACATAATAATAGGGGTACTTGTGGTAATACTCGCGGCCGTTGGAATTTTACTAACAACAGGAGGACAACAACAGCCAACACAAACCCCTCCCCCTACACCCACAGCCACAACACCTACACAGACACCCACCACGCCCACGGCCACCACCGCCCAGAAGGTGTTTAAACTCGGCGCACTACTCCCACTCACTGGAGGCTTCAGTAGCTACGCAAAACTAGCCCAATGCGCCTCGCAACTAGCCATAGACGAGCTAAACGCCGAGTACGCAAGCAAGGGATATAGATTTGAGCTATATGTAGAGGACACCCAGCTAGATCCCAACGTGGCGCTCCAGAAGCTACAAGCCCTCTACGCCCGGGGTGTGAGGGCCGTGCACGCGGGGCTCACCAGCAGAGAGGCGTCTGGAGAAAAGCCCTTCGCCGACCAGAACAAAATAATTCTATTCAGCGCCTGGTCCACCTCGTCGCTATTAGCCATACCCAACGACTGGCTGTATAGAATTGTGGGGACAGACGCCAAGCAGATAAGAGCAATAGGCGCCATCCTAAAAGAGCTAGGCGTCAAAAACGTGGCGCTTATATACAGGAAGGACCCCTACGGCGAGGGCCTCTACCTAGAGCTCCAGAAAGAGGCGGCTAAGCGGGGCTTCAAGCTGGTTTCCGTAGCCGCCTACGACCCAGACCCCAAGGCCTTCCCACAAGCCGCCCCCGAGGCTGTGAGAAAAATCTCCACAGAAGTTAAGGACTTGGTAGGCCCCGACTTCGCCTTGGTCATCGTGTCTTTTGAAGACGACGGCTCCGTAGTCCTCAAGGCAATAGGCCAAGACCCCGTGCTGTCAAAAGCCAGGCTAATCGGCACGGAGGGAATGGCCTTCTCACCAATTCTACTACAGGAAGGCGGAGACGTGATGGCCAGGGGTAGAATAGTCGGCACGGCCAACTGGGCCCTCCCCACCACACCCGAGTACAAACAGTTCTACCAGAAATTCAAAGAGAAGTGCGGGGCAGAGCCCATAACCCCAGCCCCCCAGTCCTACGACATCATCAAGATGCTTGGTGAGATAATAGCAACCATAGGCACAGACGACCCCGACAAGGTGAGGGCCACCCTTGAGCAGTGGGGCAAACAAGGCACCTACAAAGGCGCCACCGGCGTGGTGCTCCTTGACGAAAACGGAGACAGGGCAAACCCCAACTTCTTGCTATGGGGCGTCGCCATGAAAGACGGCAAACCCACATACATTGAAGTGGGCTACTACAACTACGACAAAGACACCATCGAGTTCACCCCAGAAGGCAAGCAATACTTCTACGGATAA
- a CDS encoding dihydroorotate dehydrogenase — protein sequence MALLAAFGRLMHYVHPEISHRLGSLLFSIPLPSCRCERWWSIGGVRVCGPVGVAAGLDKSGLYARFLSSFCPGFLVVGSTLPRARRGNKPPRVARVWPYSMVNAMGLNSPGIARVVSRLSGLDYPIFISVAGFSASDFAAQLAYLERYFRPDAVELNISSPTYRGFWRDVPTLGGTRLPVFVKVGPSVDLRLVVRHVREVGWGLVVTNTLPVDDRRLSTGRGGLSGLLLYRYGVKLLERARRLAGGEVPIIYSGGLYTCAQLREVLKLADAAEVLTSVLYYTPYILTLLNRCGGTLR from the coding sequence ATGGCGCTGTTAGCGGCGTTTGGCAGGCTTATGCACTACGTACATCCAGAGATTAGCCACAGACTGGGGTCCCTCCTCTTCTCAATTCCGTTGCCCAGTTGCCGATGCGAGAGGTGGTGGAGCATCGGCGGGGTTAGGGTATGCGGCCCCGTGGGCGTGGCGGCTGGTCTAGACAAGTCGGGTCTATACGCCAGGTTCCTCTCGTCGTTCTGCCCGGGCTTTCTGGTGGTGGGCTCTACACTGCCGCGGGCGCGGAGGGGGAACAAGCCGCCTAGGGTTGCCCGGGTTTGGCCCTACTCCATGGTGAACGCCATGGGGCTCAACAGCCCGGGGATTGCTAGGGTGGTGTCGAGGCTCTCCGGGCTGGACTACCCCATTTTCATAAGCGTGGCCGGCTTCAGCGCCTCGGACTTCGCGGCCCAGCTGGCCTATTTGGAGAGGTACTTCAGGCCAGACGCCGTGGAGCTTAACATATCCAGCCCCACGTATAGGGGCTTTTGGCGGGACGTGCCTACGCTCGGGGGGACCCGCCTCCCCGTGTTCGTCAAGGTCGGCCCCTCGGTCGACTTGAGGCTTGTGGTTAGGCACGTGAGGGAGGTGGGGTGGGGGCTCGTGGTGACCAACACACTACCCGTGGACGACAGGCGCCTCAGCACCGGCCGCGGGGGGCTCAGCGGGCTCCTCCTGTATAGATACGGCGTCAAGCTCTTGGAAAGGGCGAGGCGCCTCGCGGGGGGAGAGGTGCCTATAATCTACAGCGGCGGCCTGTACACCTGTGCCCAGTTGCGCGAGGTTTTGAAACTAGCTGACGCGGCCGAGGTGCTCACCTCGGTACTCTACTACACGCCCTACATCCTCACACTCCTCAACCGTTGCGGCGGCACTCTACGCTGA
- a CDS encoding 50S ribosomal protein L14, whose protein sequence is MAKRGGKRTVGVPYRFHVTPGIFMNSLVPVADNSGAKLVRVIGVVGHYSKTVHRRIPGAGVGDMVVVVVREGKPELRKQIFRAIVVRQRRPYRRPDGTWVAFEDNAVVIVTPEGDPKGSEIHGPVAMEATLRWPTIANLASIVV, encoded by the coding sequence ATGGCAAAACGCGGCGGCAAGAGAACAGTCGGCGTGCCGTACAGATTCCACGTAACGCCGGGCATATTCATGAACAGCCTAGTGCCCGTGGCCGACAACTCGGGGGCTAAGCTAGTGCGCGTAATTGGAGTAGTGGGGCACTACTCCAAGACTGTCCACAGGAGGATCCCCGGCGCCGGGGTGGGGGATATGGTGGTCGTCGTGGTGAGGGAGGGCAAGCCCGAGCTTAGGAAGCAGATATTCAGAGCCATCGTGGTGAGGCAGAGGAGGCCCTACAGAAGGCCCGACGGGACGTGGGTCGCGTTTGAGGACAACGCCGTCGTGATAGTGACGCCCGAGGGGGATCCCAAGGGGTCTGAGATCCACGGCCCCGTGGCGATGGAGGCCACCCTGAGGTGGCCCACAATCGCCAACCTAGCCTCTATAGTGGTGTAG
- the pyrE gene encoding orotate phosphoribosyltransferase, translated as MIQRLVERGVVRFGKFRLSSGLESPFYVDLRGVLGDPDLLRWVVERYLAVLSRLEFDAVLGVATGGIPYASILGYLLGRPVGYVRVEEKGYGTGRRVEGVDVAGMRAVVVDDVLTTGRSVLSAVNAVRAAGGAVVGVVVFLDREQCGADAVRRGAGVDVYSVYRMRELLEELRPYIGEERSRSVLEYLSQWRC; from the coding sequence ATGATACAGAGGCTGGTCGAGAGGGGGGTTGTCAGGTTTGGCAAGTTTCGCCTCTCCAGCGGGCTGGAGAGTCCCTTCTACGTCGACTTAAGGGGTGTCTTGGGGGATCCCGACCTGTTGCGGTGGGTGGTGGAGAGGTACCTCGCTGTGCTTTCCAGGCTGGAGTTCGACGCGGTTTTGGGAGTCGCCACCGGGGGGATTCCCTACGCCTCTATCCTCGGCTATCTGCTCGGCAGGCCTGTGGGGTATGTGAGGGTTGAGGAGAAGGGCTACGGCACCGGGCGCCGGGTGGAGGGCGTCGACGTGGCTGGCATGAGGGCCGTCGTCGTCGACGACGTGTTGACCACGGGAAGAAGCGTGCTGTCCGCCGTCAACGCGGTCCGGGCCGCCGGCGGGGCTGTGGTGGGCGTCGTGGTTTTTTTAGATAGGGAGCAGTGCGGCGCCGACGCCGTGAGGAGGGGGGCTGGTGTGGATGTGTACAGCGTGTACAGGATGAGGGAGCTTCTGGAGGAGCTCAGGCCTTATATAGGCGAGGAGCGAAGCCGCTCTGTTCTGGAGTACCTATCGCAATGGCGCTGTTAG
- a CDS encoding Mut7-C RNAse domain-containing protein, with amino-acid sequence MGVYVECKGLDSGVPDCIYVDAMLGWLARLLRILFGVRVVYSPSIGDSELAETECLVVTRDEELFKRRRGPAILLKTDSHVEWVAVFIALGMRPFERSRCPVCGGDLAEVDCREAETAVGHEIRSERCWRCAVCGRYYWVGSHWRRLRRLVEEAGAVSVECRRNG; translated from the coding sequence ATGGGGGTGTACGTGGAGTGCAAGGGGCTCGACAGCGGCGTCCCGGATTGTATCTATGTAGACGCCATGCTGGGCTGGCTGGCCAGGCTGTTGCGCATTCTCTTCGGCGTGAGGGTAGTCTACAGCCCCTCTATAGGCGACTCGGAGCTCGCGGAGACGGAGTGCCTCGTAGTTACGCGAGACGAGGAGTTGTTCAAGAGGAGGAGGGGGCCCGCCATCCTCCTGAAGACAGACAGCCACGTGGAGTGGGTCGCCGTCTTTATCGCCCTCGGCATGAGGCCCTTTGAGAGGTCAAGGTGCCCCGTATGCGGCGGCGATTTAGCTGAGGTGGACTGCAGAGAGGCCGAGACGGCGGTGGGCCACGAAATTAGAAGCGAGAGGTGCTGGCGGTGCGCCGTCTGCGGCCGCTACTACTGGGTCGGCTCGCATTGGCGCAGGCTGAGGCGCCTAGTCGAGGAGGCGGGGGCCGTCAGCGTAGAGTGCCGCCGCAACGGTTGA
- a CDS encoding TIM barrel protein codes for MAKVYLGPAGIPQFVVKAKSTLEAVRVVRELGLNAMEVEFVQGVRMSRDLAKQVGKAARDFDVKLSVHAPYFINLCSEEVDKVEKSRQRLVDSLDRAYYMGAWVVVVHAAYYGRLGPERCFEKVREELERAYRESGIGSGVYIGVEVTARTNQFGSVEEAFRLSKELPFVTPVVDWGHLYARNGGVINYGEVLDLWTREFGGAHMHTHFTSVRYRNGKFVDEHEPIERNMPPFEPLARELKERDVTITLICESPLLEKDALLMKEVLEEVGVSLA; via the coding sequence ATGGCCAAGGTCTACCTCGGCCCCGCCGGCATTCCCCAGTTTGTTGTGAAGGCTAAGTCCACGCTTGAGGCAGTCCGCGTCGTGCGGGAGCTTGGGCTGAACGCCATGGAGGTGGAGTTTGTGCAGGGCGTTAGGATGTCGAGGGATCTCGCCAAGCAGGTGGGCAAGGCGGCTCGGGATTTCGACGTGAAGCTCTCCGTACACGCCCCCTACTTTATAAACCTCTGCTCAGAAGAGGTTGACAAGGTGGAGAAGTCGCGCCAGAGGTTGGTGGATTCGCTGGACCGGGCGTACTACATGGGGGCCTGGGTGGTGGTGGTGCACGCCGCGTACTACGGCAGGCTGGGCCCCGAGAGGTGTTTTGAGAAAGTCCGCGAGGAGTTGGAAAGGGCGTATAGGGAGTCCGGCATCGGCTCTGGGGTGTATATAGGAGTGGAGGTGACGGCGAGGACAAACCAGTTTGGAAGCGTCGAGGAGGCGTTTAGACTCTCGAAGGAGCTCCCCTTCGTCACCCCCGTCGTCGACTGGGGCCACCTGTATGCGAGAAACGGCGGGGTTATAAACTACGGAGAGGTGCTGGATCTCTGGACGAGGGAGTTCGGAGGGGCGCACATGCACACCCACTTCACCTCGGTGCGGTATAGAAACGGCAAGTTTGTAGATGAGCACGAGCCTATTGAGCGCAACATGCCGCCTTTCGAGCCCCTCGCCAGGGAGCTAAAGGAGAGGGACGTGACGATTACGTTGATATGCGAGTCCCCCCTCCTGGAAAAAGACGCCCTCTTGATGAAAGAGGTGCTGGAGGAGGTCGGCGTCTCTCTAGCCTAG
- a CDS encoding DUF362 domain-containing protein, with translation MVEAYAADSALPIPKKDAMIVLAVHSYIPSQANPRPEFVEAILQALQGRDVSITFSMPKSYFEKAVKIMGLEKMAGKYGAKIVQPHQSASYRLELESPRGSKIKVRALEAAFDESLLKIVVAIPVSHPQTILYLTTPTAALHVLEPKDAQNLYEGFRPLYKYIADIYRLEKNTLCIAEGKFIIEGDGPIKGFQRYWGVVVMGDNCAEVDNATAQALGVNPEDLGYLYFYYGGQPPKTPLPPLLEKNKLSIKLTSNVGILLTWKKG, from the coding sequence GTGGTCGAGGCATACGCCGCGGACAGCGCGCTTCCAATACCGAAGAAAGACGCGATGATTGTCCTGGCGGTGCACAGCTACATACCATCCCAAGCCAATCCCCGGCCCGAGTTCGTCGAGGCGATTCTCCAAGCCCTCCAGGGGAGGGACGTCTCCATAACCTTCTCAATGCCTAAGTCGTATTTCGAAAAGGCGGTTAAGATCATGGGCCTCGAAAAAATGGCTGGGAAGTATGGGGCGAAGATAGTGCAGCCCCACCAAAGCGCCAGCTACAGGCTGGAGCTGGAGTCCCCCCGCGGCTCGAAAATCAAGGTCAGGGCGCTGGAGGCCGCTTTCGACGAGTCGCTTCTTAAAATCGTCGTGGCTATACCCGTCAGCCACCCGCAGACAATTCTCTACCTAACCACGCCCACCGCCGCGCTTCACGTGCTGGAGCCTAAAGACGCCCAGAATCTCTACGAGGGGTTTAGGCCGCTGTATAAATACATAGCAGACATATACAGACTTGAGAAGAACACGCTCTGCATCGCCGAGGGGAAGTTTATAATTGAGGGAGACGGCCCAATAAAGGGGTTCCAGCGCTACTGGGGGGTGGTTGTGATGGGCGACAACTGCGCCGAGGTGGACAACGCGACGGCGCAAGCGCTCGGCGTCAACCCAGAGGATCTCGGCTACCTCTACTTCTACTACGGCGGCCAGCCGCCGAAGACGCCGTTGCCCCCCCTCCTGGAGAAGAACAAGCTGTCTATCAAGCTGACCAGCAACGTGGGGATTCTTCTCACCTGGAAAAAGGGATAA
- the truD gene encoding tRNA pseudouridine(13) synthase TruD: MLEAPPFDKSLGMYYYATDTCPSGGVIKQSAEDFVVEEVLADGTVVALGGVELRPRVGGWTWIHVVKRNVDTIRLVLRLAKALGLGPRDVSVGGIKDTRAVASQIVSVRGSVADLPKIPGVEYLGAWPMDRPISPAEIYGNRFTIVIRGVERVDCARETLELLKSVAVPNYYGYQRFGTIRPVTHLLGMALLRKDPQAFFEIMFCRVFPHESEAAKRARELACRGEYQRALESFPKKLVEERALLRRLAAGYDMWNSIMAIPLQILRIYVEAAQSYLYNRLLSARMELGPLDKPVEGDLVEVNGQVVYYTVGLGGEVVVPVPGAGVRMPRGRVGDAMLRVLKSEGVDAGMFLKMPRGLKAYGSYRRARLRPGGYAYSVEGGDVTVRLVLPRGSYATVFLREVVKPSEPHRHGF, translated from the coding sequence GTGCTGGAGGCCCCGCCCTTTGACAAATCCCTCGGTATGTATTACTACGCCACAGACACGTGCCCGTCGGGGGGTGTGATTAAGCAGAGCGCGGAGGACTTCGTGGTGGAGGAGGTCTTGGCGGACGGCACGGTGGTGGCCCTCGGGGGCGTCGAGCTGAGGCCTAGGGTGGGGGGGTGGACCTGGATACACGTCGTCAAGCGCAACGTCGACACTATACGCCTCGTGCTGAGGCTGGCTAAGGCGCTGGGCCTAGGCCCCCGCGACGTGTCTGTGGGGGGGATTAAAGACACGAGGGCGGTGGCGTCGCAGATTGTGTCTGTCCGCGGCTCCGTCGCCGATCTGCCGAAGATACCCGGCGTGGAGTATCTAGGGGCCTGGCCCATGGATAGGCCGATTTCGCCGGCTGAGATCTACGGCAACCGCTTCACGATAGTGATACGGGGCGTCGAGAGGGTGGACTGCGCCAGAGAGACGCTTGAGCTGTTGAAAAGCGTGGCGGTTCCCAACTACTACGGCTACCAGCGCTTCGGCACCATCCGGCCGGTCACCCACCTCCTTGGCATGGCTCTGCTGAGGAAGGATCCCCAAGCCTTCTTCGAGATCATGTTCTGCCGGGTGTTTCCCCACGAGTCGGAGGCGGCTAAGAGGGCGAGGGAGCTTGCCTGTAGGGGGGAGTACCAGAGGGCGCTGGAGTCTTTCCCTAAGAAGCTCGTCGAGGAGAGGGCTCTCTTGAGGAGGCTGGCGGCTGGGTACGATATGTGGAACTCCATCATGGCCATTCCGTTGCAGATACTAAGGATCTACGTCGAGGCCGCCCAGTCCTATCTCTATAACCGCCTCCTCTCGGCTAGAATGGAGCTAGGCCCCCTCGACAAGCCGGTGGAAGGGGACTTGGTGGAGGTGAACGGCCAAGTTGTCTACTACACGGTGGGTCTCGGCGGCGAGGTGGTTGTGCCGGTGCCCGGCGCCGGCGTCAGAATGCCCAGGGGGAGGGTGGGCGATGCCATGTTGAGAGTCTTAAAGAGTGAGGGCGTCGACGCTGGTATGTTTCTAAAAATGCCGCGTGGGCTAAAGGCGTATGGGAGCTATAGACGCGCCAGGCTCCGCCCCGGCGGCTACGCCTACAGCGTCGAGGGGGGCGACGTAACTGTGCGCCTAGTCTTGCCGCGGGGTAGCTACGCCACGGTCTTTTTAAGAGAGGTGGTGAAGCCCTCAGAGCCCCACAGACACGGCTTCTAG